One part of the Dunckerocampus dactyliophorus isolate RoL2022-P2 chromosome 11, RoL_Ddac_1.1, whole genome shotgun sequence genome encodes these proteins:
- the gdpd2 gene encoding uncharacterized protein gdpd2 isoform X2 produces MPAAMHLLSGGKRRCPPPVVAGVAGTPNQLLFVVDSLSGRKFLCDTGAQRSVIPAAPGEQADCLSRAIASTVQLGLDYAAMARDQEHDDSVRALRSATSGLHVQRVPVGDSGAVLWCDVSSGVARPLVPARWRRKVFDAVHGLSHPGRKPSARLVSQKFVWRGLKKDVLAWSDSCVACQRAKVQCHIKMPLETFQVPERRFDHVNIDLVGPLPGSQGFTHLLTMVDRTTRWPEAVPLSSTSTADIARAFIGTWVARFGTPSDLSSDRGVQFTSELWGAVAGSLGVKLHRTTAYHPQANGLCERFHRSMKASLRASLCDGDWVDRLPWVLLGLRCAPKEDLRASSAELVYGQVLRVPADFVSEATVPWSAASQRADLLEFAGRFAPVPTSRHCVPDVCVPASLRSAKFVFLRHDAHRGPLRPPYDGPYRILEHRDKCLVLDIGGRRETVSLDRVKPACLDPFLPSEVAVPPRRGRPPGRRRVELTDSSVPSPSALGPPRVSSPRPSAPAASPRRTRRGRVVVPPTYADFAYG; encoded by the coding sequence ATGCCGGCCGCCATGCACTTACTCAGCGGCGGGAAACGCCGGTGCCCGCCCCCTGTAGTGGCCGGGGTGGCGGGCACTCCCAACCAGCTGCTTTTTGTGGTGGATTCTCTCTCCGGTCGCAAGTTTCTGTGCGACACCGGCGCGCAGAGGAGCGTGATACCGGCAGCGCCTGGGGAGCAGGCTGACTGTCTGTCCAGGGCGATCGCCAGCACGGTCCAGCTTGGTTTGGACTATGCCGCCATGGCACGGGATCAAGAGCATGATGACAGCGTGCGTGCTCTCCGTTCTGCAACCTCTGGCCTTCACGTGCAGCGCGTTCCAGTTGGCGACTCGGGTGCCGTTTTATGGTGCGACGTTTCTTCCGGTGTTGCTCGCCCTTTAGTCCCTGCACGCTGGCGGCGCAAGGTGTTCGATGCGGTACATGGTCTTTCCCACCCGGGTCGTAAACCGTCCGCAAGACTGGTGTCCCAAAAGTTCGTGTGGCGTGGTCTCAAGAAGGACGTGCTGGCGTGGTCCGATTCCTGCGTTGCTTGCCAACGAGCCAAGGTGCAGTGCCACATCAAGATGCCCCTCGAAACCTTTCAGGTACCTGAGCGCCGTTTCGACCACGTCAATATTGACTTGGTTGGGCCGCTGCCCGGGTCACAGGGGTTCACGCATCTGCTCACTATGGTTGATAGGACCACACGTTGGCCCGAGGCCGTTCCACTGTCGTCCACGTCCACGGCGGACATAGCGCGGGCGTTTATTGGTACGTGGGTGGCACGTTTTGGAACACCTTCTGACCTTTCGTCAGACAGAGGCGTGCAGTTTACGTCCGAGCTTTGGGGCGCTGTTGCCGGCAGCTTGGGAGTTAAACTGCACCGCACCACCGCTTATCACCCGCAGGCGAATGGGCTGTGCGAACGTTTTCACCGTTCCATGAAAGCTTCACTTCGTGCGTCTTTATGTGACGGGGACTGGGTAGATCGGCTTCCATGGGTGCTGCTAGGTCTCAGGTGTGCACCCAAGGAAGATCTGCGGGCGTCTTCCGCAGAGTTGGTTTACGGCCAGGTGTTGCGTGTCCCCGCAGATTTTGTGTCTGAAGCGACCGTTCCATGGTCGGCCGCGAGTCAAAGGGCTGACCTGTTGGAGTTCGCCGGCAGGTTTGCCCCGGTCCCGACCTCGCGGCACTGCGTGCCCGATGTGTGCGTTCCGGCTTCCTTGCGTTCGGCGAAATTCGTTTTTCTCCGGCACGATGCGCATCGCGGGCCCTTGCGGCCACCTTACGACGGCCCGTATAGGATTCTGGAGCACAGGGACAAATGTTTAGTGTTGGACATTGGGGGCCGGAGGGAAACTGTCTCACTGGACAGAGTTAAACCTGCGTGTTTGGACCCTTTTCTGCCGTCGGAGGTTGCAGTACCTCCCCGCCGGGGTCGTCCCCCTGGTCGGCGTCGGGTGGAGTTAACGGATTCGTCGGTTCCTTCCCCCTCCGCCTTGGGGCCGCCGCGAGTCTCTTCCCCCCGACCTTCCGCACCTGCCGCCTCCCCACGGCGTACGCGTCGGGGTCGGGTGGTAGTGCCTCCTACCTATGCTGATTTTGCGTATGGGTGA